AGCCGAGGTTGAAGTGTTTTGTGTTGAACTCGTGTTGTATTGATCCATAGTTTATTACAGGCTGTGTTAATACTGTCCGGGAAGACAACCGGGGGGATTACCTGGAAATTGTTATATTGATCGGGGTTTGCCTCAAGAGAGGGCTACATGTCGCTCAACCCACCAAGGGCGCACAGTATTGGAAAGATGCTGCACCAACAAGCACCAGCAGTGTTTATGACAAGCTAGGTGTATGTGCTCTTATACGTCTCTCTTTGGTGGGACAAATTAGAATGGTAGACCTGAGGacactttgtcactttttcaaagggAAATCTTAGGTTTAAGACTAGAATTAGGTTACAGTAATGACATGAAAAAGCTGTTAACTGCTGTTCAGcccgttttgtgtgtgtttgtgtgtgtgtgtgtgtgtgtgtgtgtgtgtgtgtgtgtgtgtgtgtgtgtgtgtgtgtgtgtgtgtgtgtgtgtgtgtgtgtgtgtgtgtgtgtgtgtgtgtgtgtgttcactttgTTAGGCTGCATGTGCTTCCCTATTGTAATCCCAACCTGCTCTGGCGTGAGAATCAGTGCGAGTGTGGCGGCACATTGTTGCATAGCTCGTTGTCTGCTGAGTGGCTGAAATAGCAGTCAGCATTGATATAAATAACACTGACCCTATATTACCTAAACCCTACCTACAACCTGGAGACATACAGTAATAGAGTAGGTTTTAATTTAACTTCATCAgacttttctctctccattgAGGGGAATCGTGGACTTTAACTTTGACTTTGTTGCAGTGTATATGGGAATAATACACATACACCCAGTGTATATTTAGCATGATTTAAACATGCATTGCAACACCCTCCTTATCATAGTGTAATATTTCACATTAGTGTGTTTGCTACATCCCCCAGCAATACTGCCTTATGATAATTACAGACACCAGTTGGATTGTATCTGATTACCCGCCATGCTTTAGCGATGAAGGTCATTAGTCCACAATGAGTAGTGATGTAAAGCTATTAATACAGATCAGATACAGAATGGTTTCTGAAGAACAGAGAGGCGCTGGGAGTATGTGGTACCCGGGCGACCTGTCAGCCAAGTGGCTCCTCTCTGTCACACTGGTGGTTTGTCTGCTGTTCTGGCTCAGAAGGAAAGGTCAAGGTATGAATACGGTGTGgatatttatgtgtttgtgatgtGTCATTTCAGTCTGTGCACTTATATttgaatttatatttaaatgttattgtaataGACGCCTATAGTCCACAAATTGCTTTTGCCTGAGCATTGTTGTGGAGActtgtattattttttggggggttaatTGACATTTATACTTACCAGGTCATAAATACACAAGCCTGATGTATCTTGACATGTTTAGTTGTAGGGATGACTGTGCAGTTTTACAGTAATGGGGGTAAAAAAGGGGAggagtttctgtgtgtgttagatAGCACCACTGTGTCTATTTAAAGACAACTCCGGTAAACTGCCTGCAACAGACTCTCACTCTAAATGTTGTCacattgattctttttttcatctttaatcaCATTATACAGGCTAACTTTCAATTACTGACCACATTGTGCATTTCCTATTGTTTATATTGAGCTTACGATGCTTCTCCTATAGAATACATTAATGTATTTGGCTACGAGAAGTAATTATGTCTGCATTGTTGGTACTTAAATTGAATCAGCTTTCTTGGCAGTGATTGAACAAATTCTTTAATAGTCACAAAATCCtccacagccacacacacaagcctatATCCAAATGGAGGTGTAGGACTGTGCTTCATCTAATTGCTTATCTGATTCGTAATTCCAGACAGGAATAGCAGACTAACGCGATACAATGTGTATGTGGATGAGGATTCAATTAAAAGTAACCGACATTTGTGTCATGGGGGTTGAACTTCCCTCCATGTAAAATTACCTACACTAAGAAATTACAAACCAATACAAAAAGGGAAGTAAATTAAAGGCTGTGTGAGTGGGAGCCATCCATTTGTAATACCCAGAGGTCTTGTTTGTGTGCAACCAATTTCATCTTCTAGCGAGAAATACAACATCAATCTTTATTGAAGTAGACGTGACTTGCTGAATTCAGAGGAGACATTTGTTTATATGTTTCAATAAAGGAAGATGTACAAAACATGTGTGCTTTTTCCCCCCAGTTTACATTACTCAGTAACcagccaatcagctgcagctcatAGCAAAAGTCTTGATTAGGCTAGTGGGAGTAAACTAATCTGCCATGTACAGATAAAGAATGTTACATGTTACAAATGCttgaaatgagagaaaatgcTGAGGAATAATGCTTGAGCGGGCTTTCTTTTGTGGTCTATCATGTGAGTGAGTGGCTGCCTTGTACTCTAGAGTGCCTTGTGGGGAGGTTTTGCATTACAACAGCAACTGAATAATCCACTTTTGAGCACAGGCTCACCACAGTACAGTTGAGTCTGGATCACATTCTGGATAAGTGTTATGGTTCTCCATCCTCAGGTGGAGATGACCCTCCAGCATCTGAGTGTGAAAGCAAGAAAACCTTAGGCTCTGATCCACCGGGGGATGCTGGTAAGACTGCCATTAAAGGACTATTGCTATCAGTCTAAATATTTTGAGAGTGGAAGATGAAGACCTAAAGATCAGTTATAGAGATCGCCTCACAATAATGTAATTAACAATGGTGCCAAAAAAAATGGTGGTTTGATTTGTACCATTAGTAAAGAATGCATAATGAAGGCAAagcaacatttcaaacaaacctAAAGTGAGGTAATCAAAAAGTAACAACATTTCCCTGGTACTTATATTGCTGAGTtaagtaaatgtttaaataaaatctcAATTAAAAAGATGTAGGATTAGGAAGTACAATTAAACTACAAAGGCGTGTTGTGTAGTGCCATCTCAATTCTGAGGTTCCTGTCTTCCTGAGGGTGTATTTAAGGATACAAGGTCTTTCTTTGCCCATCTATGTGAGAAGATGCTACAGAATAATTTACAACGACCATTCTTATCTACATAACAAGTCAAGTTGCTGGTACCCCACGTGCATGACATTCATCTGTGACTGTCTGGGTCAAAGTACATCTTGTCCAGTGTTTTCATGTACGCCTCACTACTAGTTTCTGAGTGTATgaatgtgagtgagtgagtgagtgattgagtgagtgagtgagtgagtgagtgagtgagtgagtgagtgagtgagtgagttaatTTATGTGGAAGTATGTGTATGCAACTTCCTCCTCTGACCTTGGGATGGGAGCACTTGAGCCAGCACTGTCTTATCATACAGCTGTTACGTCTCCCGACATCTATGGAGACATAGAGTTGACCTACTTATGTGTCTGACATGAGTTAGGACGTACTATTGTTAAACTGGACACTGACCTCAATGAGACCTGGGATACCACTGTCTCAATTTACACAGCATGAGTTTGTAAACTGTAAATTCTACCACAAAGAGCAGGccattttcacaaaaataaatgttgcatgTAGAAATTCAGGAATAAAACCTTCTGCAGTCTACCAGAAAAGTTTAACCGAGAAGATTGATTTTCAAGAAAGACAAAGTCCCTAAATGTAAagcttttaaattaaacagggATTAAGAACAGCAATATTAATGCCCTGCAGTGGTCGGTGTCCAGAATCTGTTGCAAAAATAATTGTTGAAACACTTTTCCACATGTGCAAAGCCGATACAATCTATAATTAGTGTTTAAAATTTGAACTTACGTTTCCAGAAATGTTTATTCGTGAGGTTTCACGTTGGTTTTGAAAATAGCCCATTGACATTTACTGTGATTCAATATTTTaacgcgtgcgtgcgtgtccgcgtgtctgtgtgtgtgtgtattcaaatGCGTTTGCGCAACTATGTGGGCTTGTGTTTCTATGTCTGCCAGGAGGATAGTTAAGCTGTGCACTTTTGCAGCTGGTATTACTTTCCAGCCAGGCTGACTTAGAGCTGAGAGGCACCACACACACTACAGCAGGGTGGCAGGTATTTTTACACTCAAGGCCTATTTCCCTCAGCCAGCTTCAGCTCCAGGACCATGGCACAACCGACTTCCATCGACCCCACCAAGATGGGAGAGGGTCGGGCGATCGCCGTGCTGACCTCAGGAGGCGATGCCCAGGGTAAGTGGAGGGTTCCCAGACTGGTATGTGAGTGTTGAGTGTAAAGGCAGAgcatgtctatttttttttgcaaaggcAGGTGGTTGAGAGGATCTAGTGTGTTCTAAGTCAATACTTAGTAACTCAACAGCAGGGTTTAATGGCAAAGAAAGAATTTGAGATGTAAAGTGAGTCTGAAACCTAGAAATATTTGTACGCCTCTTGAGCAGTCATTTATCTTAAACAAATGATGTAGACTATACATAAACATAGTGTAGATTTATTGCTATACAATCTGTACTCAAGTTCCTTTAGCACTGAAAAAATCACAGTTTTGCCATTCAAGCCAATTTTTACTGTCATATTCTATCATGATTGCAACCCCTTTTTATATCAATTTTTGACAACTCATAGTATTTTAGTGATTAGTGATTTAGTTATAAAAATACTCATATATTGGCAGCAGAGCTATCTCAGCTATCCATCTCATAGAGCTAACTAATGGAAAAGGGCAGCATGAACTCCTACACCTAAAGCTGCTAGAACCCCAGCGCTCTCCCCTGACCTTTAACTTGATGAGGAATATCTCCACTGTGACCTTTGGGAAGTGTGTGAGTGACCCCACACAACACTGgagtttgagtgtgtgagacAGTGGGTCTATTTTCCTACCTAACTGAACTTTATAAAACTTTGGGGCAAGTGTGTTAATGAAAAACTGCAAAGCTTGCTAACCTTcacccttcttctttttcactttccGAAATACACAATCCTCATTTCAACCTTACTTTTTTAGTCATCTTGGTATCCTCAAGTCCAAGTTTCTTCCTCcgttcctccttcctctctctctcacgctgTATATGTTATGAGAGCTAATTTTAGAAGCATGACCTTTCTGTCATGTTCATGTAAAGTGGTGGGTTGAATTGAGAGGGTTGTCCTTTGCTTCCTTTCTCCCCTTTACTCCTTTACACTGTAAGTGGAGATGCTCTTGGCACCCTTAAAGCTAATCTATCCACATCTTGTCCTTTAAGCAACCCCCTGAGTTTTGAAAGTGCAGTGTAACAGGGGGGTCCCAGTTGCCTTTCCTGCAAGACAAGCTTTCCACTATCACTGATAATTATACTGTTGCCAACAACAaagtaaagttaaataaaatggtCATATAGTATTGTTTTATAACGTTTTTCACCACCATTTCCCCATTGTGTAATAGTGCTATCAAACAATTATAAGGactaatgtacacacacacacacacacaaacacaaacacactatgcCTACAGGTATGAACGCAGCTGTGAGGGCCATTGTTCGAGTGGGAATTTACACTGGAGCCAAAGTGTATTTTGTCCATGAGGTAAATGCAGCTTTTGAatttactgttttgattgttcAAGAGTCAtttaatctgtaaaatgtcaacaaaaaaagaaacggTCAAAGCCAATCATCAACTTCCTACAGCCATAGGTGCTATCATTTGTTTGCATGTACTGTTTGTCCAACAatccaaaaccccaaaagttAGTCAATCTACAATAatataaacagacaaaaacGCTCACAACTGAGAAGCTGGAACCCGCATCTTTGGCATGAGAAACTACTTAAACGATGAATAGATTACAAGCTTTGCTATAgatcaactaattgtttttaGCACTGTACCATGACCTAACACATAAAACCAATCATAGATAGTCTGTATCCACGACATTCCagttccgggattgctccaatCCAGGAATGCTatgtgaactagccagaccctcctttgcaacgctgtggaagaaggtctggcaatgcaagactaaatCATAGATACTCAGCAATTCCCAACATAATTAACACAACACTTGTTGGACTGAAATAGCAGCACATGACAGAGTAGAAATATGCCTGTATCATTAAGCCTGCCGCTTCTTCCCAGCGATGACCCCTGTTCCTGGAgttgatattttgtttttgttgacaggGTTACCAGGGTCTGGTGGATGGAGGCGATCATATCCGCCATGCTACTTGGGAGAGTGTGTCAATGATGCTACAGCTGGTGAGAACAAGCATGtggatgcaaaagaaaatgtatctgcACGCTCCTCATCTGCACTCTGTTTTTAACTTGTGATCAGTAAGCGGGATGGATGACCTGTGTAACTCTAGCAACCTTTGGCCAGTGGAGTTCTGTACTGTAGGTCAAATGGTCATTTAAATGCCATGTTCATTAAATAGCTTCAGATATAAGACATGAATGCTTAGGTTACAGATAACCCTTACCCACTTCTCCTTATTTGCCTCCTTGTTTGAAACGCTTCCTTCTTGCCTTGCATCAGGGGGGTACTGTGATTGGAAGTGCTCGCTGTCAGGATTTCCGCACCAGGGAGGGACGCACCAAGGCTGCCTGTAACTTGGTCAAGTTGGGTATCACCAACCTCTGTGTGATTGGAGGTGATGGCAGCCTGACGGGTGCCAACACATTCAGAACTGAGTGGAGCGGGCTGCTGGCAGACCTGGTCAAAGCAGGTGAGTGGCATTATTTCAAAATGCACTGTTCTAAACAACAGACCTCATATGAAATGTCTTCTTCACACATGAGCAATTCTATACTGATGTAATGCTACATGTTCAAATAATTTGCATTATCATCATAACAGTTTGGCGTAAAAGACAAAATTAACTGAGggaattgttattttaatctGTGGTCCCAGGTAAGATTACAGCAGCTGAGGCCAAGAGTTCCTCCCACCTCAATATTGTTGGCATGGTGGGCTCCATTGACAACGACTTCTGTGGCACCGACATGACCATTGGCACGGACTCTGCCCTGCATCGCATAATAGAGATAGTGGATGCCATCACCACAACAGCCCAGAGGTATGCATGCAACCCTTCAGGCATTTATTTGATGGACAGGCTTGCCATGTCATTTTGTTAGTCTTGACATGATATGTTGTTCTGCAGTCACCAGAGGGCCTTCATCCTGGAGGTAATGGGGAGGCACTGTGGGTGAGTAGCCTGTGTGTGCTTTATGCCAAAGTGGCATGGTTGTTCATTTATCTCATCTTATTTTAATTGATACAGTTGCTAAACTGCTTGTGATGCACTCATTTAATGACAAAAGTCCAATTCATGATATGAAACATCAGCTTCAGGGACATACTTTTCAGTTTTGCACAAGACACATGAATTCTAGTGTATGACTCTTTACCTATAGTTACCTGGCTTTGGTGACAGCTCTGGCCTGTGGTGCTGACTGGGTGTTCATCCCAGAGATGCCCCCAGATGAAGGATGGGAAGAGCATCTGTGCAGAAGACTGAAAGATGTAAATGTCTTGTTCTGCATTGCCTTCAATGCCACATCCAAAGTTGTTCCAGAAGTCTGTTTGTTCATAAagcttttctctttccctctcagCAAAGAGGCCGCGGCTCCCGCTTAAATATTATCATTGTTGCAGAGGGAGCGATAGACCGCAACGGTAAAGCTATCACATGTGAAAACATCAAAGAGGTCAGTAATGGCAGAACTCCAGTAAAAACcagcagacatacagtatagagGCTCTTCACATGAGAAATTAAATCCTAATCTCTATGTACCAGCTTGTATCAAAGAAGCTTGGCATTGACACCCGCACCACCATCTTGGGTCATGTGCAGAGAGGAGGAACCCCTTCCGCCTTTGACAGAATCCTGGTAATATGACCGCtgtcacaaatacattttttatatattcatcaATTAATTGTATTACTTGTTAACGATGTGAATACACCCATACACACGTACCCGCTTCTCTAAAATTGTctacattgtgattttcatGATTTAGGGCAGCAGGATGGGGGTGGAGGCTGTGATGGCTCTGCTGGAGGCCAAACCAGACACTCCCGCATGTGTGGTCAGCTTGTCAGGAAACATGGCTGTTAGGCTGCCTCTCATGGAGTGTGTGCAAGTGGTGAGTCAAATCTGCTCCATATGCAAAACAAGTCATACCTGTTCAGTTTTTACAAACTTAACAAACGAACATGGCTTCAAGGAGCAAGaggtttttgattatttttgttagaTTCAGTTCTCAGtttccctttttgtcttttgatctTCTGTCTCTTCAGACTAAAGATGTCACCACCGCCATGGCTGAAGGGAGGTTTGACGATGCGGTGAAGCTCAGGGGAAAGTGAGGCTTGCACCTGTGcattatcatttttaaattctcaaGTTTTGTGTTCAATTTTAAATGCCTGTACATTTCTATACAATAGGAGCTTTGAGAACAACTGGAACACTTACAAAATGCTGGCTCATGTGCACACCCCAGACACAAAGGTCAGCAACTACAGTTgtaccaatttaatttaaattaactgtaaaaagtCAGTAAATCCCAGTAGAAAAATATATGTAACATGACAAATGTCTCCGTGCCCGTGCCAGAGTAATATCAACATTGCCATAGTGAACGTGGGAGCTCCGTGTGCTGGAATGAACGCAGCAGTTCGTTCAACTGTCAGGGTCGGGCTCCTCCAGGGCCACCAGATGCTGGCAGTGCACGACGGCTTTGATGGCTTGGCTCATGGAATGGTAAATTGTAGTTACACGCACATAAACAGACTATAAGTTTTTTACTTTCAGAGCGTGATAGAGGATGCACTCTGTCCCTGCACAGATTGAGCCTATTGGTTGGTCTGCAGTGGGAGGATGGACTGGAAAGGGGGGCTCCAACCTTGGAACAAAGAGGTGAgatattcaaacaaaacactcTGTTGATTGTAATAACAGTGCATGTTTCAGTGTTACTATAGAAAGTGTAAGTTAACATTGAACAGGTGTGATtctatgtttttctctttcataaaGATCCTTGCCACATGAGTTTATGGAGGAGATCAGTCTGAGCATCACTAAGTTCAACATTCATGCTCTAATCATTATTGGAGGCTTTGAGGTGAACAGCAGAAATATAGAGACACAGCATTGAAACCCAGCAttcaaatcacattttcttgatTTCGTCCTTCCTCCCTGTCTTCATCAGGCATTTGTTGGGGGTCTGGAGTTGGTGCAAGCTAGAGAGAAGTATGAGGAACTTTGTATTCCCCTTGTGGTTGTTCCGGCTACTGTCTCCAACAATGTTCCCGGATCGGACTTCAGTATTGGCACTGACACTGCACTCAACACTATAACCATGGTAAAACTCCTATAGAGCACACAACAAACGCCAGGATGTAATATCCGAAAACTTACCcactattttcttcttttctttttttctttctctttttcagacATGCGACAGGATCAAACAATCTGCTGCTGGCACCAAGAGAAGGGTGTTCATTGTTGAGACTATGGGAGGATACTGCGGCTACCTGGCAACTATGGCTGGCTTGGCATCTGGAGCTGATGCTGCTTACATCTACGAGGAGCATTTCAACATTCACGACCTCGAGGTTTGTCCtaacaaatgtagaaaaagagGAAGCAAAGTGAAGACATACATCAGTGGTCTGattgttgatttgtttgtaGTTGAATGTGGAACATCTGGTGGAGAAGATGAAAACCACGGTGAAGAGAGGACTGATTCTGAGGTTTGTGGGAATTAGCGTCATTTCCAATCTGAGTAGACTCAACTTTACACTCTTCAACTAATTGTGGCATTACATCTCACCCAATATTCTACTTTTGTTTCAGAAATGAGAAATGCAATGCTAACTACACCACAGACTTTATCTACAACTTGTACACAGAGGAGGGCAAGGGTGTGTTTGACTGCAGGAAGAATGTACTTGGACACATGCAGCAGGTGGGCCAATAGATGCAGATTTTCTGCAGTTTGTTGTTCACCGCTCAATACAGTTGCCAACAGATTCAATTTCACAAACATGAGAAAACCTATCCTCTGTTATTAGGGTGGAACACCCAGTCCTTTTGACAGAAATTTTGCCACAAAGATGGGGATCAAGTCTGTGTTATGGTTGACTGACAAGCTAAAGGAATGCTACAGACATGGTGAGGACATGTTGTATGCAACGTGGTGTAATGACCCCTGTGCTCCCTGTGCTATtgtatactattttttttatcccaaaCCTTTAGGTCGTATCTTTGCCAACTCTCCAGAGTCAGCCTGCGTGTTGGGCATGAAGAAGAGGTCGCTGGTCTTTCAGCCTCTTGAGGAACTTAAAGATCAAACTGACTTTGAGTAAGACTTCATTTCAACCCTGTAAATTTATGTACTCGTTGTCtttcatattgttttgtatgtactCACACTGTACAGTTAGAGTGAGTGGGCCAATCCCTGGTTAAACAtcatttaatattgtacttGAGGAGACAGCTGGTAAGAAAAAGAACTGCCCACAATGGCGCTGTGGTTGTGCTACATGTGTGTAAAGGCAGATGATTGCTAACATAAGCTTAGCCCCCTTGTTGTGAGTTTACTTTGGGGTTATTCTGTACCCTATAGGTCCAAAATCATGTCAGCTCcagctttaatttaaatgtcttgCATAAATTGTTTGACCGAAGGCTTTGAgattgttgttcttgttgttttcacTTTCCTCTTTGCAATGACATGTTGTCCTCCACAGGCACCGTATTCCAAAGATACAGTGGTGGCTAAAACTGAGGCCCATCCTGAAAATCCTGGCCAAATACAAGATCAACCTGGACATCACTGAAAAGGCCAAGATGGAACACATCATCAAGAAGACAGGCTTAGTTCCTTAGTAGCCTTTCTATGTCCTGTTTtaaaagcactttgtaaactcTGTCTTTGATGagtgcattttaaataaaatggtcATTATATCACcgaaacattacattaaatgcTGATTTATGCTAAAAACTGatggtagcctactgtatttgTATGCTGTAGTTGACATTCACAAATGCTCTTTTGGTCTGTCTTGTGTATTCAATTGTATTCAGTCATTTCTTGTCAAATCCCGGTTCTTGTCATATAGTGTGGCTCGCTTCAGTAGGATTTTGGATCATTTTATCTGAATTGCATTGATAATGGCTTAAGTCCCAATTTACAGTATATCGGCACGTCTTAGGCACTGAAATAAGAAATCGTTGCAAACAAATATAATCCTGGACCCTATTCTTTAATAGGGTATTTAAATAAGTGAATTTAAATGACTTCattggtgtttttctttctgtttcttttgttgtccTATAACTGCTCCCTGTACCTTTATCATCCACAGGTCTAAATACTGTTGattaaaactactaaaaagtaacaaataaaagATTACAGATGGATTACATTAAATCTGTTAtgtattaaatagtttttattgatttgtgcaGCTTTGTTCACTTGGCCCTTAGCCCTTCAAGAATCGATCTGACAGAAGTTATGGATCAATCTTTGAGATAATAGTGAGAATTCCACCAAAATGGAAATATGCAAAAGCTTGTTGTGTGGCTATTTGGAACACactcttaataataatattcctTCAACTTTTAGCTCCTTCCATTTGAGAAAATCAGAGAATGTGGTTTGTGCCAGTCTGTGAGAGGTAATTTAAAACAGTATGTGAATTTTGGTGTGATTATGACTCATAAATATGATCAATGAGTATGGCAGAGATAGTGGAAATAAGACAACTCCAAACCTCCATGAACAAGCACTTCCCTTTGTTATACATCCAAACCCTTACAATTACGCCTAACATTTACTTGCACTCAAATAATATACTGTTCAACTCATTGACTGTACTTTAGACCCGAGAGCTTCAACAGGGGTTCCAGGGCCCCTCTAGGGTCCTCAGAATTACAGCACAGGAGccatcaaattattttttgattttttcaaaaatagaaTCACTTGCGCACCTGGGTAACCCACTTTGTAGAGCGTGCACCCCTATCCATAGGCTTAGTCCTTGGCACaggtttgattccaacctgcTGCCTTTTGttctcccctttaatgtcttaAGCTGTCCTGACTATTAAAGGCCTAGAAATGCctcaaaaaatctttaaaaatgaaaccacgTCTGTAAAAATATATGTTCACATGAAGAGAACATAAAAGATACATAAGCCTATTtgtgaatatatatttaaaaaaaaggtttacacaGCATTGGTAATTAgtttactggcctataggtaaggtagccaATCCAGATACAGTTAAGCTTAAGGAcgtgtgtttaaaaataaaacatgatgtttaaatatatgattatgtcaacagttattattttaataatgtaagtGTAAAGGCTTTGGCCAccctacacgttattgtagACCAAGTTTCACATGCAACTCAACAATATATAGTGGTAGGTGGTcctctttcagctaaggggttGTTCGCCATCAAAACGTTGACTACCCCTGCTTGTTCAAATTTATTTTAGTATATCTCGTAAACCATAACACACATTCAATGT
The Etheostoma cragini isolate CJK2018 chromosome 4, CSU_Ecrag_1.0, whole genome shotgun sequence genome window above contains:
- the pfkmb gene encoding phosphofructokinase, muscle b gives rise to the protein MAQPTSIDPTKMGEGRAIAVLTSGGDAQGMNAAVRAIVRVGIYTGAKVYFVHEGYQGLVDGGDHIRHATWESVSMMLQLGGTVIGSARCQDFRTREGRTKAACNLVKLGITNLCVIGGDGSLTGANTFRTEWSGLLADLVKAGKITAAEAKSSSHLNIVGMVGSIDNDFCGTDMTIGTDSALHRIIEIVDAITTTAQSHQRAFILEVMGRHCGYLALVTALACGADWVFIPEMPPDEGWEEHLCRRLKDQRGRGSRLNIIIVAEGAIDRNGKAITCENIKELVSKKLGIDTRTTILGHVQRGGTPSAFDRILGSRMGVEAVMALLEAKPDTPACVVSLSGNMAVRLPLMECVQVTKDVTTAMAEGRFDDAVKLRGKSFENNWNTYKMLAHVHTPDTKSNINIAIVNVGAPCAGMNAAVRSTVRVGLLQGHQMLAVHDGFDGLAHGMIEPIGWSAVGGWTGKGGSNLGTKRSLPHEFMEEISLSITKFNIHALIIIGGFEAFVGGLELVQAREKYEELCIPLVVVPATVSNNVPGSDFSIGTDTALNTITMTCDRIKQSAAGTKRRVFIVETMGGYCGYLATMAGLASGADAAYIYEEHFNIHDLELNVEHLVEKMKTTVKRGLILRNEKCNANYTTDFIYNLYTEEGKGVFDCRKNVLGHMQQGGTPSPFDRNFATKMGIKSVLWLTDKLKECYRHGRIFANSPESACVLGMKKRSLVFQPLEELKDQTDFEHRIPKIQWWLKLRPILKILAKYKINLDITEKAKMEHIIKKTGLVP